In the Williamwhitmania sp. genome, one interval contains:
- a CDS encoding HAD family hydrolase: MNKAVFLDRDGVLNSDEGHYYVYRVEDCMLNPGVGEALQMLASKGYLLIVISNQGGVGRGEYTCEQVDAFHEELQRLLLPWNIKFDEIYYCPHHESTSRCLCRKPQPLLLEKAAARFDINLKESFFLGDSPRDMEAAKAAGVKGILVRTNGNLLDGIKNIP, translated from the coding sequence GTGAATAAGGCGGTATTTCTTGACCGGGATGGCGTGCTAAACAGCGACGAAGGGCACTACTATGTATACAGAGTAGAAGACTGTATGCTAAACCCAGGCGTGGGTGAAGCACTACAAATGCTGGCAAGTAAGGGCTACTTGCTCATCGTTATTAGCAACCAAGGCGGAGTTGGAAGAGGAGAATACACATGCGAACAGGTGGATGCCTTCCACGAGGAGTTGCAACGACTACTTCTGCCTTGGAACATAAAATTCGACGAAATATACTACTGCCCTCACCACGAAAGCACCAGCCGATGCCTCTGTCGAAAGCCACAGCCACTACTGTTAGAAAAAGCGGCAGCACGGTTTGATATCAATCTCAAGGAATCGTTCTTTCTTGGAGACAGCCCTCGCGACATGGAAGCCGCCAAAGCCGCAGGAGTCAAGGGTATTCTTGTGAGAACCAACGGAAACCTTCTTGACGGAATAAAAAACATCCCTTAA
- a CDS encoding aminotransferase class IV: protein MEKLRSYKSWCCVNGDFFDPDKPVLKLQNRSFCYGDGLFETIHAYGTEPRHFSLHYQRLVKSMLILGMTKPLYFEEEQLFGLVVKLLNKMRIFGSARVRISVFRKEGGLYTPEYDDISFTIEALPLEQDKYQLNEKGLFIDLFTEFKKPVNVLSNLKTTSALIYVMASKFKKSNDLGDCLLVNTDNKIVEATSSNLFLVKGKSLYTPSIEQGCVDGIMSKIIIGLAPTLGLKVKTDLAIGPELLLQADEIFLTNAVNGIRWVMGYKDRRYFNNTAKRLLTALTTATFAG from the coding sequence ATGGAGAAACTGCGATCGTACAAAAGCTGGTGCTGCGTCAATGGCGATTTCTTCGACCCTGACAAGCCGGTGTTGAAACTTCAAAACAGGAGCTTCTGCTATGGCGATGGGCTCTTTGAAACCATCCACGCCTATGGAACGGAACCCCGACATTTTTCACTTCACTACCAAAGGCTCGTAAAAAGCATGCTGATTCTGGGCATGACTAAACCTCTCTACTTTGAAGAGGAACAACTGTTTGGGCTTGTTGTTAAGTTGCTGAATAAAATGAGAATATTTGGCAGCGCTCGTGTTAGGATATCTGTATTTCGTAAGGAGGGTGGGCTTTATACTCCAGAGTACGATGACATTTCGTTTACCATTGAAGCGCTACCTCTTGAGCAGGATAAATATCAGCTGAACGAGAAAGGACTCTTTATTGACCTTTTCACTGAGTTCAAAAAACCGGTTAACGTCCTCTCTAACCTCAAAACCACCAGCGCCCTTATTTACGTCATGGCATCAAAATTCAAGAAAAGCAATGACCTTGGCGACTGTCTTTTGGTAAACACCGATAATAAGATTGTTGAGGCAACAAGCTCCAACCTCTTTCTGGTTAAAGGAAAATCGCTCTACACCCCTTCAATTGAGCAGGGTTGTGTTGATGGCATTATGAGCAAGATAATTATTGGTTTGGCACCAACACTTGGTTTAAAAGTAAAAACCGATCTTGCAATTGGGCCTGAATTGCTTCTACAGGCCGACGAAATATTCCTCACAAATGCAGTAAACGGGATTCGTTGGGTGATGGGCTATAAGGATAGGCGCTACTTTAACAACACGGCTAAAAGATTGCTGACAGCACTTACCACTGCAACCTTTGCAGGCTAG
- a CDS encoding transketolase C-terminal domain-containing protein, with protein CYVGNQRNILTLVKYLNGYRLKERRPENMGEYTVPLGVPEILNEGKDVTLVTYGSCVRIAQDAVAQLKEFGIGVELIDVQTMLPFDINGVIVESLKKTSRVVFFDEDVPGGATAYMMQKVLEEQKGFRYLDSEPRTVTARDHRPAYTTDGDYFSNPNAEDVFETIYGIMHDANPKRFPTLY; from the coding sequence GATGTTACGTAGGTAACCAACGTAACATCCTTACCCTCGTTAAGTATCTCAACGGCTATCGACTAAAGGAGCGACGACCTGAAAATATGGGGGAATATACCGTGCCGCTTGGTGTGCCAGAGATACTTAACGAGGGTAAGGATGTTACGTTGGTTACCTACGGTTCTTGCGTGCGCATTGCACAGGATGCGGTGGCTCAGCTCAAAGAGTTTGGCATTGGTGTGGAGTTAATCGACGTGCAAACGATGCTACCCTTCGACATCAATGGCGTTATTGTTGAATCGCTGAAAAAAACCAGCAGGGTTGTCTTCTTCGATGAGGATGTTCCCGGTGGAGCTACGGCTTACATGATGCAGAAGGTGTTGGAAGAGCAGAAGGGATTTCGTTACCTCGATTCGGAGCCACGCACCGTTACTGCTCGCGACCATCGGCCTGCCTACACCACTGATGGAGATTACTTCTCTAACCCAAATGCGGAAGATGTGTTTGAAACCATTTATGGCATTATGCACGACGCTAATCCAAAACGGTTCCCCACTCTCTACTAA
- a CDS encoding rhomboid family intramembrane serine protease, which produces MNITTIIIIVTSLVSIWAFNNEEVFHRMKLTPFDVVHNKQYYRIFTHAFIHADYIHLGVNMFVLWSFGTYVEHIFSQLQAQELILSGNVSYLTLYLGGILISTLTTLKKHKNNPAYTSIGASGAVSAVVFTAIFFDPMGKLLFFFLLPIPGIVFGILYLGYSQYMSRKGKDNINHDAHLLGAIFGLLFPLLMNPKFYIYFLTGIGLLHQ; this is translated from the coding sequence ATGAACATAACCACAATCATCATTATAGTTACTTCCCTTGTATCAATATGGGCATTCAACAACGAAGAGGTATTCCACAGGATGAAGCTTACCCCTTTCGATGTGGTCCATAACAAGCAGTACTACCGTATTTTTACGCATGCGTTTATTCACGCCGACTACATCCACCTTGGGGTAAACATGTTTGTGCTGTGGTCGTTCGGCACCTACGTTGAACATATCTTTTCACAACTTCAGGCCCAAGAGCTAATACTTTCGGGCAATGTAAGCTACCTCACGCTTTACCTAGGTGGCATTCTTATTTCGACACTAACAACACTGAAAAAGCACAAGAACAACCCCGCCTACACCTCCATTGGGGCATCGGGTGCCGTTTCGGCGGTGGTCTTCACAGCCATTTTCTTTGATCCAATGGGGAAGTTACTCTTCTTCTTTCTGCTCCCAATACCAGGAATCGTGTTTGGTATTCTTTACCTAGGTTACTCACAGTATATGAGCCGCAAGGGCAAGGACAACATTAACCATGATGCTCACCTGTTGGGTGCTATCTTTGGACTACTATTCCCACTACTAATGAATCCTAAGTTCTACATTTACTTTCTTACGGGCATTGGATTGCTTCATCAATAG
- a CDS encoding Na+/H+ antiporter NhaC family protein, whose amino-acid sequence MFKQLCITIFGIITFTASANATTNEKHQPITIEAPWILVKEIPGAFNISVDSTMIGTAHNFATVTTADTTVRVALQNGKGSISLSFRSKETVTVTVGSWSQHTEVNPIPLWFSIIPPLLAITLALVLKEVFTSLFLGLLIGAATMHFYAGSNALVALFKGIFSIVDTYIINALADSNHASIIVFSLLIGSMVSLVTLNGGMRGIVNALAKRASTPRSGQMITYLLGLAIFFDDYANTMVVGTTMRPITDRLKISREKLAYLVDATAAPVAALALITTWIGIELSYIQEGLNSVGIHESAYAVFIKSLNTRFYPIFSIIFMFVLIWKKRDFGLMLKFEQKARAGEITYDNNDVGITGEMVKESSINPRWYNAAIPVLIVILGTFGALIYTGWKPGLWSDSHFTFWEKLLTIIGGADSFKALLWSSITGVVAAMMLTLSQRLLNLSQSIDALINGIKTMLPAILILVLAWALASMTQQLHTAEFISGLLIKAKVSPYLMPALTFILAGAISFSTGTSWGTMAILYPLILPATWMINQQHGLNADISINLFYGVISSILAGAVFGDHCSPISDTTILSSLTSGCTHINHVNTQMPYALTVAGISLVFGILPASFGISTWILYPVGTLAIWVIITKFGKETL is encoded by the coding sequence ATGTTTAAACAGCTTTGCATCACCATTTTTGGCATTATAACCTTTACTGCATCAGCCAATGCCACCACCAACGAAAAACATCAACCCATAACCATTGAAGCACCGTGGATTCTAGTTAAGGAGATTCCAGGAGCATTCAATATTTCGGTGGATAGCACAATGATAGGCACAGCACACAACTTTGCAACGGTTACAACGGCTGACACGACGGTGAGAGTGGCCCTCCAAAATGGGAAAGGAAGCATTAGCTTATCCTTTCGGAGCAAGGAAACTGTCACGGTTACCGTTGGCTCATGGAGCCAACACACGGAGGTGAACCCCATCCCTCTCTGGTTCTCCATAATTCCTCCACTGCTAGCCATAACCCTAGCGTTGGTTTTAAAAGAGGTGTTTACCTCTCTCTTCCTTGGACTGCTAATTGGTGCCGCCACCATGCACTTCTACGCCGGGAGCAACGCCTTGGTGGCACTCTTTAAGGGCATATTCTCCATTGTGGATACCTATATTATCAACGCTTTAGCCGATTCCAACCACGCCTCCATTATCGTATTTTCCCTGCTCATTGGTAGCATGGTGAGCCTTGTAACCCTCAATGGTGGAATGCGTGGCATTGTGAATGCTCTTGCAAAGAGAGCCAGCACGCCTCGCTCGGGCCAAATGATTACCTACCTCTTGGGGCTTGCCATCTTCTTCGACGACTATGCTAACACCATGGTTGTGGGTACCACTATGCGGCCCATAACCGACAGGCTTAAGATTTCGAGGGAAAAACTGGCCTACCTTGTGGATGCTACAGCAGCCCCAGTTGCAGCACTTGCCCTCATAACCACATGGATAGGCATTGAACTCAGCTACATCCAAGAGGGGCTCAACAGCGTAGGTATCCACGAAAGCGCCTACGCCGTTTTTATCAAGTCGCTAAACACCCGCTTCTACCCTATCTTCAGCATCATATTTATGTTTGTGCTTATTTGGAAGAAGCGCGACTTTGGGTTAATGCTCAAATTTGAACAAAAGGCACGGGCAGGCGAAATCACCTACGATAACAACGACGTGGGTATAACTGGCGAAATGGTGAAGGAATCCTCGATAAATCCACGATGGTACAACGCCGCCATCCCAGTGCTAATAGTAATCTTGGGAACTTTTGGAGCCCTAATCTACACTGGATGGAAGCCAGGCTTGTGGAGCGACTCACACTTTACCTTCTGGGAAAAATTGCTGACCATTATTGGTGGTGCCGACTCATTTAAGGCGCTCCTTTGGTCGTCGATTACAGGCGTAGTTGCCGCCATGATGCTTACCCTATCCCAGCGGTTACTCAACCTCAGCCAGTCCATTGATGCCCTGATTAACGGCATTAAAACTATGCTACCAGCGATTTTGATACTGGTGCTCGCCTGGGCACTTGCCAGCATGACGCAGCAGCTGCACACTGCGGAGTTCATTAGCGGATTACTCATCAAGGCAAAGGTATCACCCTACCTTATGCCCGCGCTTACCTTTATTTTAGCTGGAGCCATCTCCTTTTCCACCGGAACATCGTGGGGTACCATGGCCATTCTATACCCGCTCATCCTACCAGCTACATGGATGATTAACCAGCAGCACGGACTCAATGCCGATATCTCCATCAACCTTTTCTACGGTGTAATTAGCTCCATACTTGCCGGGGCGGTCTTTGGCGACCACTGCTCCCCAATTTCCGACACAACTATTCTCAGCTCGCTAACCAGCGGTTGCACCCACATAAACCACGTGAATACCCAAATGCCCTATGCACTAACGGTTGCAGGCATATCGTTGGTATTCGGAATTCTTCCAGCATCATTTGGCATCTCTACATGGATTCTTTACCCCGTTGGAACGCTAGCTATCTGGGTTATAATAACAAAATTTGGTAAGGAGACTTTATAA
- a CDS encoding YqgE/AlgH family protein: MPIENHDFFKVEHSRIQPAQGRVLVSDPALSDFYFSRAVVLLTEHNEKGTIGFVLNKPIQASLDELLKDFPEFKAHVSVGGPVNPNSVHFIHTLGMQIPGAVHIFANLFWGGEFEELKGLIRQGLVTSHQVKFFFGYSGWAPKQLITEMKLDSWVVSILDSDMIMEQGRDMWKQAVENLGEEFRVWLNYPENPNMN, from the coding sequence ATGCCAATAGAGAATCACGACTTCTTTAAGGTTGAACATTCCAGGATTCAACCTGCTCAGGGAAGAGTGCTGGTGTCGGATCCTGCACTAAGTGACTTTTACTTTTCCAGAGCGGTAGTGCTGCTTACCGAACATAATGAAAAGGGCACCATCGGCTTTGTGCTAAATAAGCCCATTCAGGCTTCTCTTGATGAACTTCTAAAAGATTTTCCTGAGTTTAAGGCGCACGTTTCGGTGGGTGGCCCAGTCAATCCTAATTCGGTTCATTTTATTCACACCTTAGGAATGCAAATTCCAGGAGCTGTGCACATTTTTGCCAATCTCTTCTGGGGAGGCGAGTTCGAAGAGTTGAAGGGGCTGATTAGGCAGGGTTTAGTAACGTCACATCAGGTGAAGTTTTTCTTTGGATACTCTGGCTGGGCTCCAAAACAGCTTATAACCGAAATGAAGTTGGACTCTTGGGTGGTTTCCATTCTCGATTCCGATATGATTATGGAGCAAGGTCGAGACATGTGGAAACAGGCTGTAGAAAATTTGGGGGAGGAATTTAGAGTTTGGCTCAACTACCCTGAGAATCCTAATATGAACTAG